One genomic segment of Mycolicibacterium psychrotolerans includes these proteins:
- a CDS encoding acyl-CoA dehydrogenase family protein, producing the protein MEQEAAMLALTPEEAAFRDELRTFYTTEIPAEIRERSRAGTEISKDDIVTAHKILNDHGLAVPSWPVEWGGKDWTPTQHQIWLDEMQLACVPEPLNFNAKMVGPVIAEFGSQAVKERFLPPTASLDIWWCQGFSEPEAGSDLASLRTTALRDGDSYVVNGQKTWTTLGQYADWIFCLVRTDPNAPKKQAGISFLLINLDTPGITMRPIKLVDGSVEVNEVFFEDVRVPAENLVGEENQGWSYAKFLLGNERTGIAQVGRTKVRLAEVKERAKANGLLEDPLFAARLAEAENDVLALELTQMRVTSGSKGGKPNPASSVLKLRGSQLQQLATELMMEVAGPDILPFPNGAEIASPEWAQHSAPRYLNYRKTSIYGGSNEVQRTIISSTILGL; encoded by the coding sequence ATGGAGCAGGAGGCCGCCATGCTGGCACTGACACCCGAGGAAGCCGCCTTTCGCGACGAGCTTCGCACCTTCTACACGACCGAGATTCCGGCCGAGATCCGGGAACGCAGCCGAGCGGGCACGGAGATCAGCAAGGACGACATCGTCACGGCGCACAAGATCCTCAACGACCACGGCCTCGCGGTGCCCAGCTGGCCGGTCGAGTGGGGCGGCAAGGACTGGACGCCGACCCAGCACCAGATCTGGCTCGACGAGATGCAGTTGGCCTGTGTTCCCGAGCCGCTGAACTTCAACGCCAAGATGGTCGGGCCGGTGATCGCCGAGTTCGGCTCCCAGGCCGTCAAGGAGCGCTTCCTGCCGCCGACCGCCTCGCTCGACATCTGGTGGTGCCAGGGCTTCTCCGAACCCGAGGCCGGCTCCGACCTCGCGTCGCTGCGCACCACAGCGCTGCGGGACGGCGACAGCTACGTGGTCAACGGGCAGAAGACGTGGACGACGCTGGGCCAGTACGCGGACTGGATCTTCTGCCTGGTCCGCACCGACCCCAACGCCCCGAAGAAGCAGGCCGGTATCTCGTTTCTGCTGATCAACCTCGACACCCCGGGCATCACCATGCGGCCGATCAAACTGGTCGACGGCAGCGTCGAGGTGAACGAGGTGTTCTTCGAAGACGTCCGGGTGCCCGCCGAGAACCTGGTCGGCGAGGAGAACCAGGGTTGGTCGTACGCGAAGTTCCTGCTGGGCAACGAGCGCACCGGCATCGCCCAGGTCGGTCGCACCAAGGTGCGCCTCGCCGAGGTCAAGGAGCGGGCCAAGGCCAACGGCCTTCTCGAGGATCCGTTGTTCGCCGCCCGCCTGGCCGAGGCCGAAAACGACGTGCTCGCACTGGAACTGACGCAGATGCGGGTCACCTCGGGGTCGAAGGGCGGCAAGCCCAACCCGGCGTCCTCGGTGCTGAAACTGCGCGGCAGCCAGCTGCAGCAGCTCGCCACCGAGCTGATGATGGAGGTGGCCGGCCCCGACATCCTGCCGTTCCCGAACGGCGCCGAGATCGCGTCGCCGGAGTGGGCGCAACACAGCGCGCCGCGCTACCTCAACTATCGCAAGACCTCGATCTACGGCGGCAGCAACGAGGTGCAGCGCACGATCATCTCGTCGACCATCCTCGGACTGTAG
- a CDS encoding acyl-CoA dehydrogenase family protein: MDFQLSEEQTLLRDTTREMLTRAYDPESRLKALDTELGWSREVWGQLAEVGVLGLGFDEDAGGQIEIHAVLTEAGRRLAPEPVLHAALGPGAVIAESGSAEQRAILDEVAAGERLLAFAHYEPGMRRPTTTVSTTAARQGASWTVSGRKNPVLAGDSADTLVVTAALPDGGTGLFLVDAGAMQRRAYRTFDGQRGAEIDLDAAAAEPLGEAADASAAIERALVRITSGLCSEALGAMEEALRLTTEYLTQRKQFGVTLNKFQTLTQRAADMYVSLELARSMALYAAMSIADGDLDPTIAARAKLQIGRSGRHISQEAIQLHGGIGVTAEYPVGHYAARLTAIEQTLGSSQDHLHTLVGQLGGYEVVTI; encoded by the coding sequence ATGGACTTCCAACTCAGCGAAGAACAGACGCTGCTGCGCGACACGACGCGCGAGATGCTCACGCGCGCCTACGATCCCGAGAGCAGGCTCAAGGCCCTCGACACCGAGCTCGGCTGGAGTCGTGAGGTGTGGGGCCAGCTGGCCGAGGTCGGGGTGCTCGGACTCGGATTCGACGAGGACGCCGGCGGTCAGATCGAGATCCACGCCGTGCTCACCGAGGCCGGTCGGCGGCTGGCGCCGGAGCCGGTGCTGCACGCCGCGCTCGGACCCGGCGCGGTGATCGCCGAGTCGGGCAGCGCCGAGCAGCGCGCGATCCTCGACGAGGTCGCCGCAGGCGAGCGCCTGCTGGCCTTCGCCCACTACGAGCCGGGGATGCGGCGGCCGACCACCACGGTGTCGACAACCGCTGCACGCCAGGGTGCTTCGTGGACCGTCAGCGGCCGCAAGAATCCCGTCCTGGCCGGCGACTCCGCCGACACCCTGGTGGTCACTGCGGCACTGCCCGACGGTGGCACCGGGCTGTTCCTGGTCGACGCCGGCGCGATGCAGCGCCGGGCCTACCGCACCTTCGACGGTCAGCGGGGTGCCGAGATCGATCTCGACGCGGCAGCCGCGGAGCCGCTCGGGGAGGCGGCGGACGCATCGGCCGCGATCGAGCGCGCGCTCGTGCGGATCACGTCCGGCCTGTGTTCGGAGGCCCTCGGCGCGATGGAAGAGGCGCTGCGGCTGACCACGGAGTACCTCACCCAGCGCAAGCAGTTCGGCGTCACGCTCAACAAGTTCCAGACGTTGACCCAGCGCGCCGCCGACATGTACGTCTCGCTCGAACTGGCACGGAGCATGGCGCTGTACGCGGCGATGTCGATCGCCGACGGCGACCTGGACCCGACCATCGCCGCGCGGGCCAAGCTGCAGATCGGCCGCTCCGGCAGACACATCAGCCAGGAGGCCATCCAGCTCCACGGCGGTATCGGCGTCACCGCGGAGTACCCGGTGGGCCACTACGCCGCGCGGCTGACGGCGATCGAGCAGACGCTCGGCTCGTCGCAGGACCATCTGCACACCCTCGTGGGTCAACTCGGCGGATACGAGGTCGTCACGATCTGA